TGCCGTCCTGCACAGCCATCTGACCGCCAAGCAGCGCCTGATTCAGTGGCAGAACATCCGCAACGGCCAGGCCTCGGTGGTCATCGGAGCCCGCTCGGCCATCTTCGCGCCCTTCAAGAATCTCGGCCTGATTGTCATAGACGAGGAGCACGAGACCAGTTTCAAGAACATCTCCACCCCGTTCTACCACGCCCGCGAGGCAGCCATCGAACGGGCCCGGCTGGAGCATGCCATCGTCATCCTCGGCTCGGCCACGCCGTCCTTAGAGTCATATTATAATAGCATCCATGGGACATATCATAGGTTAGTTCTGCCGGAACGCATCGACCATCGGCCCATGCCCAACGTCGAGGTGGTGGATATGCTTCAGCAGAACGACCCGCGGCATTCCAATCCCGTGCTCTCCAAGAAATTGGAAATAGGCATCCGGGACGAGGTGCTGAAAGGAAACCAGGTTATTCTTTTCCTGAACCGCCGGGGTTTTATCACCCTGATAAAGTGTTCCAAGTGCGGGCACATTATGAAATGCCGCCGCTGCCAGGTCTCGCTGGCATATCACAAGCAGTTCAATAAGGCCGTCTGCCACTATTGCAATGAAAAGACCGAACTGCCGACCGCCTGTCCCGAATGCGCCTATCCGGGCATCAGGCAATTCGGCATCGGTACCGAGAAGGTCGAGGACTACCTGCACAAGTTCTGGGATAATTTAATTGTTGATGCCAGCGCGGAAAAAAGCCAGCTGACCATCGGACGGATGGACAGCGACGCGATGAAAAAGAAAGGGCTCTACAAAGACGCCCTGCATTCATTCTTCACCGGAGAGACCGATGTTCTGGTCGGTACGCAGATGATTGCCAAGGGCCTGGACTTCCCCAATGTCACCCTGGTCGGAATTGTCTCGGCTGATACCACGCTCTATCTCAAGGATTTCAGGTCGGCTGAACGGACCTTCCAGCTGATAACCCAAGTAGCCGGCCGAACGGGCCGGGGACCCAAGGGCGGGCGGGTGATAGTCCAGACCGTCAACCCCGAGCACTACAGCATCATGGCCGGTTCGAACCATGACTACGAGGGTTTTGCCCGCCAGGAATTGTTATACCGCAGCGAACTCAATTACCCGCCGTTCCGGCGCATCATCCGGATTCTGGTCTCAGGAAAAAACCAGGATGTTATTAAAGAAACCATTGACAAAATTGCAAGGCAGATAACCAAGGAATTAGCCCCCTCACCCTTCCCTCTCCCCTCTGGGGAGAGGATAGGTGAGGGGAAACTAATTGAGGCAGGTGATATCGAGATACTCGGCCCGGCGCCGGCGCCTATCCTGCGCATCCGGGACCGCTTCCGCTGGCATCTGGTCTTAAAAATTAAGGAATTAGCGTCCGTCCAAAAGTATTTCAAGGGACTATTCAAGATGCCCTTTGCCAAGGGTGGCGTCCAGGTCTCTATTGATACCGACCCGGTGAGTTTGCTTTGAGCCGGTTGGCGCTAAGCGCGCCGGGTATATTCGAAAGGGGATGATGATGAAAGAAGTATTGGCCGTTATGGCGCTGGCGCTGGCCGGTCTGGTCAGCTGCCAGGGGGGGGATACCGGAACTGCGCTCCCGGAAGCGCTAAAACCGCCCAAGGTACTGGACGCGGGCAAACCCGTCTTGCTTCCTGATGAAGCAGACATAGCCGGTGAATGCGACAAAATCATGGGCGCCTTGGCCCAAACCGATATAAAACAGGCCTTCGCGTATATGGAGAAAATCTTCCCGCTCCCGGCTGAAGATTTTACCAAGCTTAAGGATGACACCACCAAGATGCTGGAATCTGTCAGTCCGAGATTCGGCAAGATTATCGGTTACGAACGGGTATCGGTGGTGAAAAAATCAGAGTCCGTTTTGGTCAGCACCTATATCCTAAAGATGGAAAGTATCGCCTTTAGATGGCGTTTTATTTTCTACAAGCCGAAAGACAAGTGGTTTATAAACAGCATGCGCTGGGATGATAAGTTGGGTGAAGACTGGTAGCCGGGGCGGGCGGGCAAACAGACGGGCCGGGAGCTGATTTATCTGAAATCTGCGTTTATCTGCGTAGCGACATCCCGCCGAGGCGGGACCCAGCCGGGTGGTTGCCCTGGTGCGTCGCGCTCCGCCGATACCAGTGGGGGGGGTAAATTAGTGCATGTTCCCCGAGTCGCGTTTATTTGGCACAGTGCCAAAAATAAGTGAGAAAAATATTAAATAATACTTGACAAATACTATTTCCCTTGGTATATTGCCATTATGCAAATACGGAATCTGATTGGTTCAGATTCCGGTTTAGAGTCTAGCAGCGAAAGGTTCATCAGCGCCCGGCCGGACCATGCGGTTGTTCTGGCGGGAACCGGAATGAGTTTACATTCGCCGTGGTTTTACGGCGAGCCCGGCGAGTCTGCCACCCCCCTGGGCCGGACGGACACCCTCCTTTCATCCAAAAAGCGCGATTTCCGTGCGTTCACCCATAATAGTCCTGCCCGGCCATTGGCTTTCTTAGCCGGCATCAGGGCTTATTTGCCGTTACAATATTTATAAACTCCCCCTTAATCGGTTGAGCAGGGTGGTTCTGTCGCTGGATGGTGTTTGTGAGAAGTGGTGTCCGGGGCATTCGGTCAATCGCGCGGACATCAGTAACCGGCGGCCGGGAAGAACATCGGATTTATCGGCCTGAACCGGACGCCGGGATAAAGGAGGATATAGCTATGAAAAACAGCGCTTATTATATGCCGGCGGTCCGGCGCAGGAGCAGCCCCCGCCCGTTGGCGGTGATAAATTCCGTCCCGCTACTTAGCGCGGTGTTCCTGGCCGCATTTATAGCCGCATTTAGCTGCGCCGGCTGCGGTGACGGCGGCAGCGGCAGCAGCGCATCGGCATCCGCGCCTGCGGCTGTGACGCCGACCCTGGTCGGATTGGTAAATACGCCGGACTATGCCCGGGGCGTCTATATTTCAGGCAGTTACGCCTATGTGGCGGACGGGACTTCCGGATTGCAGATTGCCGCTATCACCGACACGGATGCTCCGGTATTGGTCGGCTCTTGCAATACGCCGGGCAGCGCCTATGGCGTTGCTCTCTCAGGCAGTTATGCCTATGTGTCTGATTATGGCTCCGGGTTTCAGGCTATCGATATCTCAAATCCGGCCAGCCCGACCCTGGCCGGCTTTTATAATACGCCCGGCACTGCTTATGGCGTCGCGGTCTCAGGCAGTTATGCCTATGTGGCTGATGGCGCGTTCGGCCTGCAGATTTTAAATATCTCCGTTCCGGCCACCCCAACCCTGGCCGGTTCTTATAATACCACGGGTTCTGCCCGGTGCGTCTACATCTCGGGCAGTTACGCCTATGTGGCGGACGGCGCTTCGGGGCTGCAGATTATCGATATCTCAAACCCGGCCAGCCCGACCCTGGCCGGCTCACTGGATACCGCGGGCTATGCTTATGGCGTCGCTGTCTCAGGCGGTTACGCCTATCTGGCGGATGGCGCGTCCGGCCTGCTGGTCATTGATGTGTCTGTCCCGGCGGCCCCGGTCTTGGCCGGGTCATACGACACCTCGGGCTCTGCCTATAGCGTGTGCCTTTCCGGCAGTCGCGTCTATCTGGCTGATTTCGGTTCAGCGCTGCGGGTTTTTGATATCTCCAATCCGGCCGCTCCGGTTTTAGAGTGGGCAATAGTCACCACTGGTTCCGTCTATAGCGTCTGTGTATCGGGCAGTTACGCCTATGTGGCGGACGGGTATCCCGGCCTGCAGATTATCAGTCTGGGCGATTAGTTCGAGGAACGGCAGTTTTCTGCGGGTCCCGCCGGTCTTGATTCCTTTATCGGTCCTCAAGCGCTGGCGGGATTTCCCTATCCCCTACATGCCCCTTTGCGCCCCTGTGCGTAGCACTGGTCGGGAGCACGCCGCAGGCGGCGCACCGGGAGACACACTGGTCAGTTCAACATTTAGCCAGCGGCTAAAGCGCACCCGGGTAAAGGTGCCCCGGATTACTGTAATATTTATTGACATTTTGATGGTATGGCATATATTGGCGGCATTAATTAACCAAGCCGGGTAACCGGTTAAAAGCGGTTCAGAAGATATTCGGCGCCAAAGGAGTTGTATGAAAAACAGAAGATATTATATAGTCGCGGCTTTAGTCTTGGTGGCATGGGTAACTGCTTTTAGCTACATCGGCTGCGGCGGGAGTTCGTCCAGCGGTTCCAGCGGCGGCAGTACGCTTAACCTGCCTCCGGCGCCGACCGGCCTTTCTGCTATTGCCGGGAATACCGAGGTGACCATAAGCTGGACCAGCGTTACCGGCGCCATATCTTACACCGGTTACTGGTCAATCGCTTCGGGCGTGACAAAAGTTACCGGCACCAGGATAAGCAATATCACCGCGCCATACACCCATACCGGCCGGGCTAATGGCACGACCTATTACTATGTGGTCACTGCCGTGAACAGCGACGGCGAGGGCGCTGCCTCATCTGTGATATCCGCCACCCCGGTTTTAACCCCGACCCTGGCCGGCTCTTATGATACAACGGGCTCGGCCTCTAGCGTCTATGTCTCCGGCGCTTACGCCTATGTTGGGGACTCTAGTTACGGCCTGCAGATTATCAACGTCTCCAATCCGGCTGCTCCGGCCCTGGCCGGCACATACAATACATCCGGTCTGGCCGGCGGCGTCTATGTATCCGGCAGTTATGCCTATGTGGCGGATGACGTTTCCGGACTGCAGATTATCAACATCTCCAATCCGGTTTCGCCGGTGTTAGCCGGGACATACGATACCCCGGACTATGCCCGGGACGTCTATGTTGACGGCAGTTATGCCTATGTGGCGGATGAGAATTCCGGCCTGCAGATTATCAACGTCTCCAATCCGGCTGCTCCGGCCCTGGCCGGCACTTATAATACCCCGGGCCAGGCCATTGGCGTCTATGTGTCCGGCGCTTATGCCTATGTGGCTGATAACACCTTCGGGCTGCAGATTATCAATATCACCAATCCGGCGGCCCCGGTCCTGGTCGGCACTTATGATACAGCGGGCGGCGCTGACGGCGTCTATGTGTCCGGCAACTATGTCTATGTGGCGGATAATATCGCCGGGCTGCAGATTATTAATATCTCTAATCCGGCCGCTCCCACCCTGGCTGGTTCTTATAATACATCGGGCACTTCTGATGACGTCTATGTATCCGGGAATTACGCCTATGTGGCGGACGGTGATTCCGGACTGCAGGTTATCAACATCTCCAATCCGGCTACTCCCACCCTGGCCGGTTCATATCCTACCGCGGACTGGTCCAATGGCGTCTATGTGGCCGGCGCGTACGTCTATCTGGCGGATAACACCTTCGGCCTGCAGATTATCAACACCTCGGTGGTTGCCACGCCGACCCTGGTTAGTTCTTGTGACACTCCTAACGCCGCCTCCGGCGTCTATGTGTCCGGAAACTATGCCTATGTGGCGGATTGGAATTCCGGACTGCAGATTATCGACATCTCAAACCCGTCCGTTACCACGACCCTGGTCGGCTCATATGACACCACGGGCATTGCCAATGGCGTCTATGTGGCCGGCGATTATGCCTATGTCGCGGACGGTGATTTCGGGTTGCAGATTATCAATATCTCCCAGCCGGCTACGCCCACCCTAACCGGCGCTTATGATACAACCGGTTATTCCCGGGGTGTCTATGTGTCCGGCAACTATGACTATGTCACGGATGGGACTTCCGGACTGCAGATTATCAACGTCACCAATCCGGCTGCTCCGACCCTGGCCGGCACTTACAATACCCCGGGCTATGCCTTTGGCATCTATGTGTCCGGCAATTATGCCTATGTCGGCGATAACGCTTCCGGACTGCTGATTATTGATGTCACTAATCCGGCTGCCCCGGCCCTGGCCGGTACTTACAATACCCCGGGCAGCGCCTATGGCGTCTATGTGTCCGGAAACTATGCCTATGTGGCGGATTGGAATTCCGGACTGCAGATTATTGATATCTCCGAACCGGTTACGCCCACCCTGGCCGGCGCTTATAATACGCCGGACTCGGCCTATGACGTCCATGTATCCGGCACTTACGCCTATGTCGGCGATAACGCCTCCGGACTGCAGATTATCAACGTCTCCAATCCGGCGGTTCCGGCATTGGTTGCCACTTACAATACCCCGGACTCGGCCAACAGCGTCTATGTTGACGGCAGTTATGCCTATGTGGCTGATAACTCCACCGGCCTGCTGATTATCAGCCTGGGCGATTAGTTCGAGGGACGGCAGTTTTCTGCGGGTCCCGCCGGTCTTGATTCCTTTATCGGTCCTCAAGCGCTGGCGGGATTAACTGGACCAAACCGACCTAATTCTGTTCCGCT
This window of the Planctomycetota bacterium genome carries:
- the priA gene encoding primosomal protein N', which encodes MSFAQIVFPVPIDRAFTYRIPAELSGTLKLGARVRVPFGTVSKIGYCVGFLESATFPKIKDIEAVIDTEPLITEHMLKLCQWMADYYFSSLGQALECVLPASVREIPTAKKSTKVKADPFYEQVARTEPLTLTQHQKEAYDAIAKSIEHRANSEEAPNVFLLHGVTGSGKTEIYLQVMAKVRESGKQTIVLVPEIALTPQTVHRFRERFGDSVAVLHSHLTAKQRLIQWQNIRNGQASVVIGARSAIFAPFKNLGLIVIDEEHETSFKNISTPFYHAREAAIERARLEHAIVILGSATPSLESYYNSIHGTYHRLVLPERIDHRPMPNVEVVDMLQQNDPRHSNPVLSKKLEIGIRDEVLKGNQVILFLNRRGFITLIKCSKCGHIMKCRRCQVSLAYHKQFNKAVCHYCNEKTELPTACPECAYPGIRQFGIGTEKVEDYLHKFWDNLIVDASAEKSQLTIGRMDSDAMKKKGLYKDALHSFFTGETDVLVGTQMIAKGLDFPNVTLVGIVSADTTLYLKDFRSAERTFQLITQVAGRTGRGPKGGRVIVQTVNPEHYSIMAGSNHDYEGFARQELLYRSELNYPPFRRIIRILVSGKNQDVIKETIDKIARQITKELAPSPFPLPSGERIGEGKLIEAGDIEILGPAPAPILRIRDRFRWHLVLKIKELASVQKYFKGLFKMPFAKGGVQVSIDTDPVSLL
- a CDS encoding beta-propeller domain-containing protein, translated to MKNRRYYIVAALVLVAWVTAFSYIGCGGSSSSGSSGGSTLNLPPAPTGLSAIAGNTEVTISWTSVTGAISYTGYWSIASGVTKVTGTRISNITAPYTHTGRANGTTYYYVVTAVNSDGEGAASSVISATPVLTPTLAGSYDTTGSASSVYVSGAYAYVGDSSYGLQIINVSNPAAPALAGTYNTSGLAGGVYVSGSYAYVADDVSGLQIINISNPVSPVLAGTYDTPDYARDVYVDGSYAYVADENSGLQIINVSNPAAPALAGTYNTPGQAIGVYVSGAYAYVADNTFGLQIINITNPAAPVLVGTYDTAGGADGVYVSGNYVYVADNIAGLQIINISNPAAPTLAGSYNTSGTSDDVYVSGNYAYVADGDSGLQVINISNPATPTLAGSYPTADWSNGVYVAGAYVYLADNTFGLQIINTSVVATPTLVSSCDTPNAASGVYVSGNYAYVADWNSGLQIIDISNPSVTTTLVGSYDTTGIANGVYVAGDYAYVADGDFGLQIINISQPATPTLTGAYDTTGYSRGVYVSGNYDYVTDGTSGLQIINVTNPAAPTLAGTYNTPGYAFGIYVSGNYAYVGDNASGLLIIDVTNPAAPALAGTYNTPGSAYGVYVSGNYAYVADWNSGLQIIDISEPVTPTLAGAYNTPDSAYDVHVSGTYAYVGDNASGLQIINVSNPAVPALVATYNTPDSANSVYVDGSYAYVADNSTGLLIISLGD